One segment of Arthrobacter sp. MMS18-M83 DNA contains the following:
- a CDS encoding oxidoreductase has translation MPQRVAFVTGASTGIGFEAAIKLSKAGMVVYAGARRVEKMEPLKAHGIKVLSLDVTVEESMKAAVDLVMAEQGRIDVLVNNAGYGSYGALEEVPLDEGRRQFEVNVFGLARMSQLVIPVMRSAGSGRIINVSSIGGKMYEPLGAWYHATKFAVEGLSDSLRLELKPHGIDVAIIEPAGTDTEWGTIAGESLLTVSGHGPYRDQAGVVAAALASTSGTALSTHPRTVASAIAHAARARRPRTRYPVGRGAWTILALRRILPDRAFDTVFWSAYKRFAA, from the coding sequence ATGCCGCAACGCGTCGCATTTGTCACAGGTGCGTCAACAGGAATCGGGTTCGAAGCCGCTATCAAGCTCAGCAAGGCAGGGATGGTGGTGTACGCCGGGGCGCGGAGGGTCGAGAAGATGGAGCCCCTCAAAGCCCATGGGATCAAGGTGTTGTCCCTGGATGTCACCGTCGAAGAGTCCATGAAGGCTGCTGTGGACCTTGTCATGGCCGAGCAGGGACGGATCGACGTGCTGGTCAACAACGCCGGGTACGGGTCCTATGGCGCGCTGGAAGAGGTACCGCTGGACGAGGGCAGGCGCCAGTTCGAGGTCAACGTCTTCGGTCTCGCCCGAATGTCCCAGCTCGTGATTCCCGTGATGCGGTCCGCGGGTTCAGGCAGGATCATCAATGTCTCCTCGATCGGCGGCAAGATGTATGAACCCCTCGGCGCCTGGTATCACGCAACCAAGTTCGCCGTCGAGGGCCTCAGTGATTCGCTGCGGCTTGAGCTCAAGCCGCACGGCATCGACGTCGCAATCATCGAGCCCGCCGGAACCGACACAGAATGGGGCACCATCGCCGGGGAGAGCCTGCTCACGGTGTCTGGACATGGACCCTACCGGGACCAGGCAGGCGTTGTCGCGGCCGCCTTGGCTTCGACGTCAGGGACGGCACTGTCGACGCACCCCCGGACCGTCGCGAGCGCTATCGCACATGCTGCCAGAGCGCGACGGCCCAGGACCCGCTACCCAGTGGGTAGGGGAGCCTGGACCATCCTGGCGTTGCGCAGGATTCTTCCGGACAGGGCTTTCGACACGGTTTTTTGGAGCGCCTACAAGCGCTTCGCTGCCTAG
- the epsC gene encoding serine O-acetyltransferase EpsC, producing MSFFARLMEDLEAARSHDPAARGSFENFFAYSGLHAIWAHRLTHKLWQNPDLRFPARLISQLARFLTGIEIHPGATIGRRFFIDHGMGVVIGETAEIGEDVMIYHGVTLGGRSLAKVKRHPTIGDRVTIGAGAKVLGPITIGADSAIGANAVVVKDAPPESIITGVPATWRHRDAKSETKPAVDPAEYYIEYRI from the coding sequence GTGAGCTTCTTCGCAAGACTTATGGAGGACCTCGAGGCCGCCCGGTCACATGACCCGGCGGCCCGAGGCTCCTTTGAGAACTTTTTTGCGTACTCCGGACTGCATGCCATCTGGGCGCACCGCTTGACGCACAAACTGTGGCAGAACCCTGACCTGCGCTTTCCGGCACGGCTCATTTCGCAGCTTGCCCGGTTCCTGACCGGAATCGAGATCCATCCCGGTGCGACCATCGGCCGGAGGTTCTTCATTGACCACGGCATGGGCGTGGTGATCGGTGAGACCGCCGAGATCGGCGAAGACGTCATGATCTACCACGGCGTGACGCTGGGCGGCCGCTCACTGGCCAAAGTCAAGCGCCACCCCACCATCGGAGATCGGGTCACGATCGGAGCCGGGGCGAAGGTCCTTGGCCCCATCACCATCGGCGCCGACAGCGCCATAGGCGCCAACGCCGTCGTGGTCAAAGACGCACCGCCCGAGTCGATCATCACCGGCGTTCCTGCAACGTGGCGGCACCGCGATGCCAAGAGCGAAACCAAGCCCGCCGTCGACCCGGCCGAGTACTACATCGAATACCGGATCTAG
- the cysK gene encoding cysteine synthase A codes for MARIYDDVTQLIGGTPLVRLNRLTEGLEATVAVKLEFYNPANSVKDRIGVAIVDAAEKSGALKPGGTIVEGTSGNTGIALALVGAARGYKVILTMPETMSTERRVMLRAYGAEIVLTPGSEGMRGAVEKAKEIVANTENSVWAQQFANEANPEIHRTTTAEEIWADTDGGVDIFVGGVGTGGTITGVGQVLKERKPEIQIVAVEPKDSPILNGGAPGPHKIQGLGANFIPEILDTNVYDEVLDATLEDSVATARALGTKEGILGGISAGAAVWGALELAKRPENKDKLIVAIVPDFGERYISTVLFDDIRG; via the coding sequence ATGGCACGGATCTACGACGACGTCACCCAGCTGATCGGCGGAACCCCCTTGGTCCGCTTGAACCGGCTCACCGAAGGCTTGGAAGCCACGGTTGCAGTGAAGCTGGAGTTCTACAACCCCGCCAATAGCGTCAAGGACCGTATCGGCGTCGCCATCGTCGACGCTGCCGAGAAATCCGGAGCGCTGAAGCCAGGTGGCACCATCGTTGAGGGGACCTCAGGCAACACTGGCATCGCACTTGCCTTGGTCGGCGCGGCACGCGGCTACAAGGTCATCCTCACAATGCCGGAAACCATGTCCACCGAGCGCCGCGTCATGCTGCGCGCCTACGGTGCTGAGATCGTCCTGACGCCCGGCTCGGAAGGCATGCGCGGCGCGGTCGAAAAGGCAAAGGAGATCGTGGCCAACACGGAGAACTCCGTTTGGGCCCAGCAGTTCGCCAACGAGGCAAACCCGGAGATTCACCGCACCACTACGGCCGAAGAAATCTGGGCGGACACCGACGGCGGAGTGGACATCTTCGTCGGCGGCGTCGGCACCGGCGGTACCATCACCGGCGTCGGGCAGGTCCTGAAGGAGCGCAAGCCGGAAATCCAGATCGTGGCCGTCGAGCCGAAGGACTCGCCTATCTTGAACGGCGGAGCCCCCGGCCCGCACAAGATCCAGGGACTTGGCGCGAACTTCATTCCGGAAATCCTGGACACCAACGTCTACGACGAGGTTCTCGACGCGACCCTGGAGGACTCCGTAGCCACCGCACGCGCCCTCGGCACCAAGGAAGGCATCCTTGGCGGCATCTCGGCCGGCGCAGCCGTCTGGGGTGCCCTGGAGCTCGCCAAGCGCCCGGAGAACAAGGACAAGCTCATCGTGGCAATCGTCCCCGACTTCGGCGAACGTTACATCTCCACCGTGCTTTTTGACGATATTCGCGGCTGA
- the msrA gene encoding peptide-methionine (S)-S-oxide reductase MsrA: MKTFVLGGGCFWCLDAVYQKTKGVSSVVSGYTGGHIRNPDYYDVCSGMTGHAEVVAVTFDEDVIPEEVILDMFFALHDPTTLNRQGYDVGTQYRSSMFYTTTEEKILFEEAILRNQELWSKPIVTEVSRLPEFYEAESIHQDYYAKFPEQGYCQVIINPKLAKARKYYSSWLRA, from the coding sequence ATGAAAACTTTTGTACTTGGCGGAGGCTGCTTCTGGTGCCTCGATGCTGTTTACCAGAAGACCAAAGGCGTCAGTTCCGTGGTTTCCGGCTACACGGGAGGGCACATCCGCAACCCCGACTACTACGATGTCTGCTCCGGTATGACGGGCCACGCAGAGGTGGTAGCTGTGACTTTCGATGAGGACGTTATCCCGGAGGAAGTCATCCTGGACATGTTCTTCGCCCTGCACGATCCCACCACACTCAACCGCCAAGGCTACGACGTCGGGACCCAGTACCGTTCCTCGATGTTCTACACAACCACGGAAGAGAAGATCCTTTTCGAAGAAGCCATCCTTCGGAACCAGGAACTGTGGTCCAAGCCGATTGTGACCGAGGTCAGCAGGCTGCCGGAATTCTATGAGGCCGAGTCCATCCATCAGGACTACTACGCCAAATTCCCGGAGCAGGGCTATTGTCAGGTGATCATCAACCCCAAACTCGCCAAGGCCCGGAAATATTACTCTTCGTGGCTTCGCGCGTAG
- a CDS encoding Nif3-like dinuclear metal center hexameric protein produces the protein MEAVNTAVADTGSGEEPEDGTAGTSGTSTPTLGQVLLAVEELWPESLAEEWDEVGLVVGRPTATVTKVLFAVDPTLAAIDEAIEWGAELLVTHHPLLLKGVTSVAATSAKGLAVHRLIESGTGLLTVHTNGDSAVGGVSDVLADAFGLDNVVPLAPAAHGLPEEGIGRVGDLPELMTLGDFAARVFEILPSVAGGVRVAGDKDGLVRRVAVCGGAGDSLFDAVRASQADIYVTADMRHHPASEAREAAVDGRPYLIDVSHFASEWLWLPAAAEALGNVLADQGHDVEIRVASTNSDPWDFILTPG, from the coding sequence ATGGAAGCTGTGAACACCGCGGTTGCAGATACAGGATCCGGGGAAGAGCCGGAAGACGGTACAGCCGGAACTTCAGGAACCAGTACCCCCACGCTTGGTCAGGTCTTGCTGGCTGTCGAGGAGCTCTGGCCTGAGTCCCTCGCCGAGGAATGGGACGAGGTGGGCCTGGTGGTGGGGCGGCCGACTGCGACGGTCACCAAGGTCTTGTTTGCCGTGGATCCCACCCTTGCCGCCATTGACGAAGCCATTGAATGGGGTGCCGAGCTCCTCGTCACGCACCATCCCTTGCTGCTCAAGGGCGTCACCTCGGTGGCTGCGACGAGCGCCAAGGGCCTCGCTGTCCACCGGCTCATCGAGTCAGGTACAGGCCTGCTGACCGTGCATACCAACGGAGATTCCGCCGTCGGGGGTGTTTCGGATGTTCTCGCGGACGCGTTCGGACTGGACAATGTTGTCCCACTGGCCCCTGCTGCCCACGGACTGCCGGAAGAGGGCATCGGCCGGGTCGGGGATCTTCCGGAACTCATGACCCTCGGCGATTTTGCGGCGCGCGTGTTCGAGATTCTGCCTTCGGTAGCTGGGGGAGTGCGTGTAGCCGGGGACAAGGACGGACTGGTACGGCGTGTTGCTGTATGCGGCGGCGCCGGCGACAGTCTGTTCGATGCTGTCCGGGCGAGCCAAGCTGACATCTACGTCACTGCGGATATGCGCCACCACCCGGCGTCGGAAGCGCGCGAAGCTGCTGTTGACGGCAGGCCGTACCTTATTGACGTGTCCCATTTCGCGAGCGAGTGGCTATGGCTGCCCGCCGCGGCCGAAGCGCTCGGCAACGTGCTCGCGGACCAAGGGCACGACGTCGAGATCCGGGTCGCTTCCACCAATAGCGATCCCTGGGACTTCATTCTGACTCCCGGCTAA
- a CDS encoding zinc ribbon domain-containing protein: protein MAKAAPAEQLKLLELQGLDAKLKSLANRRRTLETDPRITDLQDALSVANGALGTAKLAVHDAETELRRSEADVEQVASRIERDEARLNSGTGLSKDLVALQSDIASLNKRRSDLEDVELEILERLDGLRERQVAQQQIVDDIQGSFSGIRAELDAAIAEIVAEETDVRAQRSGFAAGLDAGMLAIYEKTLAKRGVGAARLFHGKSEGSGMTLSPGDLAEVKAAAEDEIVFCPDSGCILVRSAEWN, encoded by the coding sequence GTGGCCAAGGCAGCACCGGCGGAACAGTTGAAATTGCTCGAACTGCAGGGGTTGGACGCGAAGCTCAAATCCTTGGCCAACCGCCGCCGCACTCTGGAGACCGACCCCCGCATCACCGATCTTCAGGACGCCCTCAGCGTCGCCAACGGGGCGCTCGGGACCGCGAAACTTGCCGTCCACGACGCCGAAACAGAGCTGCGCAGGTCTGAGGCAGACGTCGAGCAAGTGGCTAGCCGCATTGAGCGGGACGAAGCCAGGCTGAACAGCGGCACCGGCCTCTCCAAGGATCTCGTTGCGTTGCAGAGCGATATTGCATCACTGAACAAGCGTCGCTCCGATCTTGAGGACGTCGAACTGGAAATCCTCGAACGCCTGGACGGGCTGAGAGAGCGCCAAGTCGCCCAACAGCAGATCGTTGATGACATCCAAGGCTCCTTCTCCGGGATCCGTGCCGAGCTGGACGCCGCGATTGCCGAGATCGTCGCCGAGGAGACGGACGTGCGCGCGCAGCGGTCCGGTTTCGCCGCAGGGCTCGACGCCGGGATGCTGGCTATCTACGAAAAGACCCTCGCCAAGCGCGGTGTGGGGGCCGCCAGGCTGTTCCACGGCAAGTCCGAAGGCTCAGGGATGACGCTCAGCCCCGGCGATCTTGCCGAGGTCAAGGCCGCCGCCGAGGATGAGATTGTCTTCTGCCCCGATTCCGGCTGCATCCTGGTGCGCTCCGCCGAGTGGAACTAA
- a CDS encoding YaaA family protein: MLILLPPSEGKTPAAKGPAVEWESLSFPELNSYRAKVLDALGLVSAHEDALALLGVGASLKDDVERNTRLHAEPAAPAHQVYSGVLYDALGYKTLTPAQRRKAAESILVVSALWGAIGFGDRVPAYRLSMGTALPDVGRLASFWKPQLTQALASRVEGELLVDCRSSTYAAAWAPPAAQTVSVNVFSETNGKRTVISHFAKHTRGELARHLLSRRGKAPATPEQLLKAASEFWTAELTEGTARKPHTLSIILPN; the protein is encoded by the coding sequence GTGCTGATTCTCCTGCCGCCTTCCGAAGGCAAGACCCCCGCTGCCAAGGGCCCCGCCGTCGAATGGGAGTCACTGAGTTTTCCCGAACTCAACAGCTACCGGGCCAAAGTGCTCGACGCCCTGGGCTTGGTCAGCGCGCACGAGGACGCCCTCGCCTTGTTGGGCGTGGGCGCGTCGTTGAAGGATGACGTCGAACGCAATACCCGGTTGCACGCAGAACCGGCCGCGCCCGCCCACCAGGTGTATTCAGGAGTTCTCTACGACGCTCTTGGGTACAAGACCCTGACGCCTGCGCAGCGCCGCAAAGCCGCGGAGTCGATCCTCGTGGTGTCCGCCCTGTGGGGCGCCATTGGCTTCGGCGACCGGGTGCCCGCCTACCGCTTGTCCATGGGAACCGCATTGCCCGACGTCGGGCGCCTCGCCTCATTCTGGAAGCCGCAGCTCACGCAGGCCCTTGCCTCGCGGGTGGAGGGCGAGCTGCTGGTGGACTGCCGCTCCAGCACCTACGCTGCGGCCTGGGCTCCGCCCGCGGCGCAAACCGTCTCCGTCAACGTCTTTTCCGAGACGAACGGGAAGCGCACCGTCATCAGCCACTTCGCCAAGCACACCCGCGGCGAACTGGCCCGGCATCTGCTGAGCCGTCGGGGCAAGGCTCCGGCAACCCCGGAACAGCTGCTTAAGGCCGCCTCGGAATTCTGGACCGCGGAGTTGACGGAAGGCACGGCCCGCAAGCCGCACACCCTCAGCATCATCCTCCCCAACTGA
- a CDS encoding glyceraldehyde-3-phosphate dehydrogenase — translation MGREALAEAMIPVIGRLYRENNVVTSIHGRSLINKSSMNILKAHRFARRMSKDELLLEETAPLLNTLAELELGAAAIDIARLNEKYKAEAPGTPLEDFLRAELAEVVGRRGADDRTSTDVVLYGFGRIGRLLARLLIEKAGGGHGLRLRAIVVRKGAENDLVKRASLLRRDSVHGSFEGTIRVDEAANTITANGVQIQVIYSDNPSTVDYTAYGITDALVVDNTGRWRDAEGLSQHLQSKGVARVLLTAPGKGDLKNIVHGINHSSIEDTDKIVTAASCTTNAITPVLKALNDKFGVIHGHVETVHSFTNDQNLIDNFHKGDRRGRSAALNMVITETGAAKAVAKALPELQGKLTGNAIRVPTPDVSMAILNLNLEKGTTKDEVNNYLREMSLHSELRKQIDFIDSPEVVSTDFVGSRRAGIVDGLATISNDKNLVVYVWYDNEFGYSCQVVRVMEEMAGVNPPSFPARSVAVEVEPNKSLEPAVV, via the coding sequence ATGGGCCGCGAAGCGCTGGCCGAGGCCATGATTCCGGTGATCGGCCGGCTGTACCGTGAAAACAACGTGGTCACGAGCATTCACGGGCGCAGCCTCATCAATAAGTCGTCCATGAACATCCTGAAAGCCCACCGTTTTGCGCGCCGGATGAGCAAAGACGAGCTCCTGCTCGAGGAAACCGCGCCTTTGCTCAACACCCTCGCGGAGCTTGAACTCGGCGCCGCGGCGATCGACATCGCGCGCCTCAACGAGAAGTACAAGGCCGAGGCTCCGGGCACGCCGCTGGAGGACTTCCTCCGCGCCGAACTTGCCGAGGTTGTTGGACGCCGCGGCGCGGACGACCGGACCAGCACCGACGTCGTCCTCTACGGATTCGGCCGCATCGGCCGGCTCCTGGCCCGCCTCCTGATCGAAAAGGCCGGTGGCGGCCACGGACTGCGCCTGCGCGCCATCGTGGTCCGCAAGGGCGCCGAGAATGACCTCGTCAAGCGCGCCAGCCTGTTGCGGCGCGACTCCGTGCACGGTTCCTTCGAGGGCACCATCCGCGTGGACGAGGCAGCCAACACCATCACGGCCAACGGCGTCCAGATCCAGGTGATCTACTCGGACAACCCCTCAACCGTTGACTACACGGCGTACGGCATCACGGATGCCCTGGTGGTCGACAACACGGGCCGCTGGCGCGACGCCGAAGGCCTCTCCCAGCACCTGCAGAGCAAGGGCGTCGCGCGCGTCCTGCTCACGGCCCCGGGCAAGGGCGATCTCAAGAACATCGTCCACGGCATCAACCATTCCTCCATCGAGGACACGGACAAGATCGTCACCGCAGCCTCCTGCACCACGAACGCCATCACCCCGGTGCTGAAGGCACTCAACGACAAGTTCGGCGTCATCCACGGCCATGTGGAAACCGTTCACTCGTTCACGAACGACCAGAACCTGATCGACAACTTCCACAAGGGCGATCGCCGCGGACGTTCGGCCGCACTCAACATGGTCATCACCGAAACCGGCGCGGCCAAGGCCGTGGCAAAGGCCCTTCCGGAACTGCAGGGCAAGCTGACCGGCAATGCGATCCGCGTTCCCACGCCGGATGTTTCGATGGCCATCCTGAACCTGAACCTGGAAAAGGGAACCACGAAGGACGAGGTCAACAACTACCTTCGCGAGATGTCCCTGCACTCCGAGCTTCGGAAGCAGATCGACTTCATTGACTCTCCCGAGGTGGTCTCCACCGACTTCGTCGGCTCGCGCCGTGCAGGCATCGTGGACGGTCTGGCCACCATCTCCAACGACAAGAACCTCGTTGTGTACGTCTGGTACGACAACGAATTCGGCTACTCCTGCCAGGTAGTGCGCGTCATGGAAGAAATGGCAGGCGTGAACCCGCCGTCCTTCCCGGCACGCAGCGTCGCTGTTGAGGTGGAGCCCAACAAGTCGTTGGAGCCCGCCGTCGTCTAG
- a CDS encoding HNH endonuclease family protein, with protein MSTTWAAYRRGRRQSRQAWVLLIVLIAGALGGVAWFFTVGQFAVAEAPGNGPTEAPVFDPSWMRPVEPVQPVPVDSAVDALETLPVKGRAVKDNYDRNEFGQAWLDVDRNGCDTRNDILRRDLTAAEFTAGSKCRVASGELREPYVGQDIHFRRGSESSSAVQIDHVVALGDAWQKGAQQLTAKQRQSLANDPLNLIAVDGAANVKKSASDAASWLPANKGFRCHYVARQISVKAAYRLWVTQAEKDAMKRVLDSCPGQQTIRAME; from the coding sequence TTGAGCACCACTTGGGCTGCATATCGACGTGGCCGCCGCCAGTCCCGTCAGGCCTGGGTGCTGCTGATTGTCTTGATCGCGGGTGCGCTTGGCGGCGTTGCATGGTTCTTCACCGTTGGCCAGTTCGCCGTCGCTGAAGCCCCGGGCAATGGACCCACGGAAGCGCCCGTCTTCGACCCTTCCTGGATGAGGCCGGTGGAACCCGTGCAGCCGGTCCCCGTCGATTCAGCTGTCGATGCGCTGGAGACGCTGCCCGTGAAGGGGCGTGCAGTCAAAGACAACTACGACCGCAACGAATTCGGCCAGGCGTGGCTCGACGTCGACCGGAACGGTTGCGATACCCGGAACGACATCCTGAGGCGGGATCTTACGGCAGCGGAGTTCACTGCCGGCTCCAAATGCAGGGTTGCGTCTGGAGAGCTCCGCGAACCCTACGTCGGGCAGGACATCCATTTCCGCAGGGGATCCGAAAGCAGCTCGGCCGTGCAGATCGACCATGTGGTCGCCCTCGGCGATGCCTGGCAGAAGGGTGCCCAACAGCTCACTGCGAAGCAACGTCAAAGCCTCGCCAACGATCCCCTCAACCTCATTGCTGTCGACGGCGCCGCCAACGTGAAGAAGAGTGCCAGCGACGCCGCAAGCTGGCTGCCCGCGAACAAGGGCTTTCGTTGCCATTACGTGGCCCGGCAGATCTCCGTGAAGGCCGCGTACCGGCTCTGGGTCACCCAAGCCGAGAAAGACGCCATGAAGCGCGTCCTGGACTCGTGTCCGGGCCAGCAGACCATCAGGGCGATGGAGTAG
- a CDS encoding acyltransferase domain-containing protein, with amino-acid sequence MSGIAQDELFRLLDIRGEDVLACAALLASPPGDGTRRALAVLDARLGAFPTESAPADGCTETDWIEALLRFAPVVNSHHLSLGIPPESSAAILADVGLNLRINRRVHGRFGLDTWAWLTLHMAGNIFRIGRLQFHLVRSNTADHSDADDQWMLGVHIPEDGGISPSFVDASFNHAREFFDRYFPDKAVAVASCDSWMLDPYLARKLPDSNIAAFARRFTLDRCSDAPSDAVYFTFRHRDMENLAGLPRETSLQRVVLERIDDGGVWQLGHGRLALPPSPGNYTATPSP; translated from the coding sequence ATGAGCGGCATCGCGCAGGACGAATTGTTCAGGCTCCTCGACATCCGCGGCGAGGACGTCTTGGCGTGCGCGGCGCTGCTGGCGTCACCGCCCGGAGACGGAACACGACGGGCTCTTGCCGTCCTGGACGCCCGTCTGGGCGCCTTTCCCACCGAGTCCGCTCCGGCGGACGGCTGCACGGAAACAGACTGGATCGAGGCGCTCCTCCGCTTTGCGCCAGTGGTCAACAGCCATCACCTTTCCCTCGGCATCCCGCCGGAATCTTCGGCCGCGATCCTCGCCGACGTGGGACTGAACCTTCGCATCAACCGACGGGTTCACGGACGCTTCGGCCTGGACACGTGGGCCTGGCTGACGCTGCACATGGCTGGAAACATCTTCCGGATCGGCCGCTTGCAGTTCCACCTTGTCCGCAGCAACACAGCAGATCACTCCGATGCAGACGACCAGTGGATGCTGGGCGTTCATATTCCGGAGGATGGAGGCATCTCCCCTTCCTTCGTGGACGCGAGTTTCAACCACGCCCGGGAGTTCTTTGACCGCTACTTCCCGGACAAAGCCGTTGCCGTTGCGAGCTGCGACTCCTGGATGCTGGACCCCTATCTTGCCCGCAAACTGCCGGACAGCAACATCGCCGCATTTGCCCGCCGGTTCACCCTGGACCGCTGTTCTGATGCCCCGAGCGACGCTGTCTACTTCACCTTCCGGCACCGGGACATGGAAAACCTTGCCGGGCTGCCTCGTGAGACGTCGCTTCAGCGCGTGGTCCTGGAAAGGATCGACGACGGCGGGGTCTGGCAACTTGGTCACGGCCGCTTGGCGCTTCCTCCGTCGCCCGGGAACTATACCGCTACTCCATCGCCCTGA
- the def gene encoding peptide deformylase, with the protein MTVLPVTIWGEPVLHRRASEVEVFDDELRTLIADMFETNEAANGVGLAAPQVGVGKRIFIFKYANDDDAPDEGVLVNPVLTLSKIPGTLPDPEEDVEGCLSFPGEHYPLQRAEWARVQGFDGYGKPVDFVATGWFARVMQHEFDHLDGKLYVNRLVDRYAKKALKQAKKNGWGVPGLTWMPGVDPDPFGH; encoded by the coding sequence ATGACCGTCCTGCCAGTCACCATCTGGGGCGAGCCCGTGCTCCATCGCCGGGCGAGCGAGGTCGAAGTGTTCGACGACGAGTTGCGCACCTTGATTGCCGACATGTTCGAGACGAACGAAGCCGCCAACGGCGTAGGACTGGCCGCACCCCAGGTGGGAGTCGGCAAACGGATCTTCATCTTCAAATATGCCAATGACGACGACGCTCCCGACGAGGGCGTCCTGGTGAACCCGGTTCTCACCCTCTCCAAGATCCCCGGCACGCTTCCGGATCCGGAGGAAGACGTAGAAGGCTGCTTGTCTTTCCCAGGGGAGCATTACCCCCTGCAGAGGGCCGAGTGGGCCCGCGTCCAAGGGTTCGACGGCTACGGCAAACCTGTGGATTTCGTGGCGACAGGTTGGTTCGCCAGGGTGATGCAGCACGAATTCGACCATCTCGACGGCAAGCTCTATGTGAATCGCCTCGTTGACCGTTATGCCAAGAAGGCCCTGAAGCAAGCCAAGAAGAACGGCTGGGGAGTCCCCGGCCTGACCTGGATGCCGGGCGTCGATCCGGATCCTTTCGGGCACTGA
- the orn gene encoding oligoribonuclease, with translation MTGLDLENDALIEVAALVTDSDLNILGDGVDVVIKPDDAALEQMNDFVRDMHTRSKLLDELPHGKTMAEAEAMVLEYIEKWVPDPKKAPLGGNSVGTDRMFLARDMPNIVEHLHYRVIDVSTIKELSRRWFPRAYFQSPAKHGGHRALGDIKDSIDELRYYREAVFVPAPGPDTATAQRISKQVIGGPETPAST, from the coding sequence ATGACCGGTCTTGACCTTGAAAACGACGCCCTGATCGAGGTAGCGGCCTTGGTCACAGATTCGGACCTCAACATCCTGGGTGATGGCGTGGACGTCGTCATCAAACCCGACGACGCCGCTCTTGAGCAGATGAACGACTTCGTTCGCGACATGCATACCCGTTCAAAGCTCCTGGACGAACTCCCCCATGGCAAGACCATGGCCGAGGCGGAAGCAATGGTCCTTGAGTACATCGAGAAATGGGTACCCGACCCCAAGAAGGCGCCGCTCGGTGGCAACTCGGTCGGAACAGACCGCATGTTCCTCGCGCGCGATATGCCCAATATCGTTGAACACCTTCACTATCGGGTCATCGACGTCAGCACCATCAAGGAACTCTCGCGCCGCTGGTTCCCACGCGCCTATTTCCAGTCCCCGGCCAAACATGGTGGTCACCGTGCGCTCGGAGACATCAAAGACTCCATCGACGAACTGCGTTACTACCGCGAGGCAGTCTTCGTCCCGGCGCCTGGACCAGATACAGCAACGGCACAGCGGATTTCCAAGCAGGTCATTGGCGGCCCGGAGACGCCGGCAAGTACGTGA